The Mercurialis annua linkage group LG8, ddMerAnnu1.2, whole genome shotgun sequence genome window below encodes:
- the LOC126662027 gene encoding probable serine/threonine-protein kinase PBL11, with product MLSPENWHFDPSSSLNLLLQNKRKLPSMSKLTKHLHVLFLVLFLLIDTLFKTFTGLCFSTDREPQLNKSDNDSNGITKLSSAIDSSDGEILQSTNLEIFSFSALDKATSNFSYNAIIGEGSFGLVYKGWIEEHPLHADSARRETGTAIAIKTLNRDGSQGQQEWLTEIKYLGQLCHPNLVKLIGYCIEDDHRLLVYEFMPNGSLENHISIEAGDSDIQVLSWDLRIKVALGAAKGLAFLHQKVYAMHRDIKSTTILLDANYNVKLSGFGLARDGPTGNKSYVSTRALGNEFYAAPECASTGHLTKKGDVYSFGIVLLEIISGRRVIECNRPPEEVNLGIWARNLSGRKDKFSQLLNPAISGQHAISNAIKVAQLALKCVSLDPRLRPDMEEVVGVLEEAQGFHSRSERTEDVSITI from the exons ATGCTcag TCCAGAAAATTGGCATTTTGATCCTTCTTCTTCCCTCAATTTGCTCCtccaaaacaaaagaaaacttCCTTCAATGTCAAAACTAACAAAGCATTTACA TGTTCTTTTCTTGGTCTTATTTCTTCTAATTGATACATTGTTCAAAACCTTTACGGGTTTGTGCTTTAGTACAGACAGGGAACCACAGCTGAATAAATCAGACAATG ATAGCAATGGCATCACCAAGTTATCATCTGCAATAGATTCTTCAGATGGTGAGATCCTACAATCAACAAATCTGGAGATCTTTAGCTTTAGTGCACTAGATAAAGCTACTAGTAACTTCAGTTACAATGCGATAATCGGTGAAGGTAGTTTTGGCTTGGTCTACAAAGGGTGGATAGAGGAGCATCCATTACATGCTGATTCTGCTAGGCGTGAGACCGGTACAGCTATTGCCATAAAGACCCTTAACCGGGACGGTAGCCAAGGTCAACAAGAATGGTTG ACAGAAATCAAATACCTGGGGCAACTTTGTCATCCAAATCTTGTGAAATTGATCGGTTACTGCATAGAGGATGACCATCGGCTTCTGGTCTATGAGTTTATGCCTAATGGAAGCTTGGAGAATCATATATCCATCG AAGCAGGGGATTCCGACATTCAAGTACTATCTTGGGATCTCCGAATAAAAGTTGCTCTCGGTGCTGCTAAGGGTCTAGCATTTCTTCATCAAAAGGTTTATGCGATGCATCGAGACATAAAATCTACTACTATCCTGCTCGATGCA AATTATAATGTCAAACTCTCTGGTTTCGGGTTGGCCAGAGATGGGCCAACGGGCAATAAAAGCTACGTTTCCACAAGGGCCTTGGGCAATGAGTTCTATGCCGCACCTGAATGTGCTAGTACAG GTCATCTTACTAAAAAGGGCGATGTATACAGTTTTGGGATCGTTCTCCTTGAAATAATTTCTGGCAGGCGAGTTATAGAGTGTAACAGGCCACCGGAAGAAGTAAATCTAGGCATTTGGGCAAGGAACCTCAGTGGACGCAAGGACAAGTTTTCCCAACTATTAAATCCTGCCATTTCAGGTCAGCATGCAATAAGCAATGCGATAAAAGTTGCTCAGCTTGCGTTAAAATGTGTTTCCCTGGACCCGAGGCTCAGGCCAGATATGGAAGAAGTTGTTGGAGTATTGGAAGAAGCTCAGGGCTTCCATAGTAGAAGTGAGAGGACAGAGGATGTGAGCATTACAATTTAA
- the LOC130014568 gene encoding DEAD-box ATP-dependent RNA helicase 42-like — protein MEAAVLVERKKEKEKLRDRRCLGDERERSKGRKREREDTVEKGDEDLGKKGRERERRREMEKREREQEKENHRELRSDDNGEDDSRENDKKRHKRDEDDYRERTCVQSSKEKKTREDDSANKEKKTREELEDKQKKLDEEMEKRRRRVQEWQELKRKKEESEKEKHGEVLNNDEPQAGKTWTLEGDSDDEEAGTSISPNDAMEDDDIIDSLDAYIKSILPEVEKLSNGMKLKKGSEKSLGRIIAGEDSDSESDNGNTENSESNLVEKDDDEVIKRVKKTKLEKLSVVDHSKIDYRPFRKNFYKEMKAISRMTSEEVATYRKELELKVHGKDVPNPVKTWNQLGLITKILKTIKKLNYEKPMAVQTQALPIIMSGRDCIGIAKTGSGKTLAFVIPMLRHIVNQPPVEDGDGPIGLIMAPTRELVQQIHSDIRKFSKALGIRCVPVYGGSGVAQQISDLKRGTEIVVCTPGRMIDILCTSGGKITNLRRVSYLVMDEADRMFDMGFEPQITRIVQNIRPDRQTVLFSATFPRQVEILARKVLNKPVEFQVGGRSVVNKDITQLVELRPETERFSRLLELLKEWSVKGKILIFAQTQEKCNLLHRDLLKHGFKCLLFHGARDQMDRESAISNFKMNVCNVMTATSIAARGLDVKELELVINFDVPNHYEDYVHRVGRTGRAGRKGCAITFISEDDARYAPDLVKALQLSEQVVPQDLKALADGFMAKVNQGLEQAHGTGYGGSGFKFNEEEDEKMIAARRAQLKEYGYDEEKPDSEDEDDSLVRETGGGDVSQHNNNALASSASIATPTINITPGAVAKAVAASINLHHNIAKILADAMPERYEAELEINNFPQNARWKVTRKETLGPISEWTGASITTRGQFFPPGHIPASGDRKLYLFIEGPSETSVKRAKTELKCVLEDIANQALSLPGKYSL, from the exons ATGGAAGCCGCGGTTCTGGTAGAGAGAAAG AAGGAGAAAGAGAAGCTAAGGGATAGAAGGTGCTTGGGCGATGAAAGAGAAAGGAGTAAGGGCAGGAAGAGAGAACGGGAAGATACGGTGGAGAAAGGAGACGAAGATTTGGGGAAGAAGGGGCGTGAGAGGGAGAGACGTAGGGAGATGGAGAAAAGAGAACGTGAGCAGGAGAAGGAGAACCATAGAGAGCTTAGAAGCGATGATAATGGTGAAGATGATTCTAGGGAGAATGACAAAAAACGTCATAAGAGAGATGAGGACGACTACAGGGAGAGAACTTGTGTGCAGAGCAGTAAAGAGAAGAAAACCCGAGAGGATGACTCTGCTAACAAAGAGAAGAAAACCCGAGAGGAATTGGAGGATAAACAGAAAAAATTGGATGAAGAAATGGAGAAGAGGAGAAGACGAGTACAGGAGTGGCAAGAGctgaagagaaaaaaagaagaatctGAGAAAGAAAAACATGGGGAAGTATTAAATAATGATGAACCACAGGCAGGTAAAACTTGGACTCtcgaaggagattctgatgatGAAGAAGCTGGAACTTCAATTAGTCCTAATGATGCTATGGAGGATGACGATATTATTGATTCATTAGATGCTTACATAAAGTCCATCTTACCAGAAGTCGAGAAGCTAAGTAATGGAATGAAGCTGAAGAAAGGCTCTGAGAAATCACTGGGGAGAATAATTGCTGGTGAGGATTCTGATTCAGAGTCAGATAATGGTAACACTGAAAATAGTGAAAGCAACTTAGTTGAGAAAGATGATGATGAAGTCATAAAGAGGGTCAAGAAAACAAAACTTGAAAAGTTGTCTGTTGTTGATCACTCAAAGATTGATTATAGACCATTTCGTAAAAATTTCTATAAAGAAATGAAGGCGATATCAAGGATGACTTCTGAAGAGGTTGCTACTTATAGAAAAGAGTTAGAGTTGAAAGTACATGGCAAAGATGTTCCAAATCCAGTTAAAACATGGAACCAACTTGGATTGATAACTAAGATTTTGAAGACAATTAAGAAACTTAATTATGAGAAGCCTATGGCAGTTCAAACTCAGGCACTGCCAATTATAATGAGTGGGAGAGACTGCATAGGGATTGCAAAGACTGGCTCTGGCAAAACCCTCGCTTTTGTGATTCCAATGCTGAGGCATATCGTTAACCAGCCACCTGTGGAAGATGGAGATGGGCCGATTGGACTTATAATGGCACCAACCAGAGAGCTTGTTCAACAGATACATAGTGACATAAGGAAGTTTTCCAAGGCGCTGGGAATTAGATGTGTACCAGTGTATGGAGGTTCTGGTGTTGCTCAACAGATCAGCGATTTAAAGCGGGGAACTGAGATTGTTGTCTGTACCCCAGGTAGGATGATAGACATACTTTGCACTAGTGGGGGCAAAATTACAAATCTTCGAAGAGTGTCATATCTTGTTATGGACGAAGCTGATCGCATGTTTGATATGGGTTTTGAACCTCAAATCACCAGAATTGTACAAAATATTCGACCGGATCGTCAAACTGTACTCTTTTCTGCAACTTTCCCTCGGCAGGTTGAGATTTTAGCTCGTAAAGTATTGAACAAGCCTGTGGAATTCCAGGTTGGTGGGAGGAGCGTTGTGAACAAGGACATTACCCAGTTGGTTGAGTTAAGGCCAGAAACTGAGAGGTTCTCGAGACTGTTAGAGCTACTTAAAGAGTGGTCTGTGAAGGGTAAGATTTTGATATTCGCTCAGACACAGGAGAAATGCAATTTGCTACATAGGGATTTGTTAAAGCATGGCTTTAAATGCCTTCTTTTTCATGGTGCTAGGGATCAAATGGATCGCGAGTCAGCAATTTCCAACTTTAAGATGAACGTCTGCAATGTGATGACTGCCACGAGTATTGCTGCCCGAGGTTTGGATGTGAAGGAGCTTGAACTGGTGATTAACTTTGATGTTCCAAACCACTACGAGGATTATGTTCATCGTGTTGGTCGAACTGGGCGAGCTGGTCGCAAAGGTTGTGCAATCACTTTTATTTCTGAGGACGATGCCAGATATGCGCCAGATCTTGTAAAAGCATTACAACTCTCTGAGCAAGTTGTTCCGCAAGACCTGAAAGCTCTTGCTGATGGTTTTATGGCAAAAGTTAATCAGGGACTTGAGCAAGCCCATGGAACCGGTTATGGCGGAAGTGGTTTTAAATTCAATGAAGAGGAGGATGAAAAGATGATAGCAGCAAGGAGAGCACAACTAAAGGAATATGGCTATGACGAAGAGAAGCCCGATTCAGAAGATGAAGATGACAGTTTGGTCCGTGAGACAGGTGGTGGTGATGTTTCACAGCATAATAATAATGCCCTTGCTTCCTCTGCTTCCATAGCAACACCAACAATTAATATCACACCTGGAGCTGTAGCTAAGGCAGTTGCTGCTTCCATCAACTTACATCATAACATTGCAAAGATTCTTGCTGATGCCATGCCTGAACGTTATGAAGCAGAGCTCGAGATTAATAATTTCCCACAAAATGCTCGGTGGAAGGTTACCCGCAAGGAAACATTGGGTCCGATTTCTGAATGGACTGGTGCTTCCATCACTACCAGGGGACAGTTCTTCCCGCCAGGTCATATTCCAGCTTCTGGGGATCGCAAGCTGTACTTGTTCATCGAGGGTCCTAGTGAAACATCTGTTAAGAGGGCTAAAACAGAGCTTAAATGTGTTTTGGAAGACATCGCGAACCAGGCATTATCACTTCCTGGAAAATACTCCCTATAA
- the LOC130014976 gene encoding uncharacterized protein LOC130014976, producing the protein MRDQWFQTSAKNHYQFCFLAIRIWKEKLPPRIQFFIWLLARDRISSNDALVRRGVLNYNQLACSYCAKVESNIHIVLHCSFAWRFWSLLLNKCNVIWVTPLSLQDFYTQWISLSAGRYRNLWKLFWFFGTWNLWKARNRRVFQDEMEDVHSLVFLSICKAVDFYRVHFHDFPFSGNGVFRCIDFFCNNSYYGHSMIS; encoded by the exons atGAGGGATCAATGGTTTCAGACTTCAGCTAAAAACCATTATCAGTTTTGTTTCTTGGCAATCAGAATTTGGAAAGAAAAACTGCCTCCACGCATTCAGTTCTTTATTTGGCTGTTGGCTCGCGACAGAATTTCATCGAATGATGCTTTAGTTCGGAGAGGAGTTTTGAATTATAATCAATTGGCTTGCTCCTATTGTGCGAAGGTCGAATCAAACATCCACATAGTCTTACATTGTAGCTTTGCATGGAGGTTTTGGTCACTGCTTCTCAATAAATGTAATGTTATATGGGTCACTCCTTTATCATTACAAGATTTTTATACTCAGTGGATCTCTTTATCGGCGGGAAGATATCGGAATCTTTGGAAGCTATTTTGGTTTTTTGGTACTTGGAATTTGTGGAAAGCGAGGAATAGACGGGTTTTTCAGGACGAGATGGAAGACGTTCACTCCTTAGTCTTCTTAAGTATTTGCAAAGCGGTAGATTTCTATAGAGTTCATTTTCATGATTTTCCGTTTTCTGGAAACGGTGTCTTTCGATGTATAGATTTCTTCTGTAATAACTCCTA CTATGGTCATTCTATGAtttcttga